From the Roseiconus lacunae genome, one window contains:
- a CDS encoding ABC transporter permease — MATEAIPQSSSGHAQTTADSASNPVAKREFLGILRSRKAFAVLFGLTIVFMVAVLLRWPSAGTVDLSGKQSLQVFRMFGYGLLAGVIFLVPAFPAVSIVNEKNDGTLALLLNSPLTPLKIYLGKLAGILMFAALVLMASLPGAAACYVMGGVDLYSGILRFYLLLVLLIVHYVTLAMLVSSYVHTADAGVRITYTAIFVTALLTLLPAAFFVGDAGILGTVSGYLRSVSPIPVLTELMQQSSPGQRGLIGQSTWPRFVVFASISSLVCAVWTLSRLNYRIFDRSRAQGVITDDRSTGERVLRRLMYIVDPQRRKAGIPWYLNPVMVKEFRCRRFGRSQWLFRLVAISAMLSVALTFAAATSVTAWGTETIGGLMVVLQVILIVVLTPSLASGLISGERDGSGWELLRLTPLSASKIIRGKLLSVLWTLTLVLLATLPGYLVMIYIQPQMIVQVRLVLLCLLLTVIYTLAVSAAVGSFFRTTASATTVTYIIVISIFVAPLLVWLGRDAPFGYDFVNAALSTNPACAALSVINSPGFESYDLLPDAFWFAGILSAIMFCLFGYQVWRLTRPV, encoded by the coding sequence ATGGCTACAGAAGCAATCCCTCAATCTAGTTCCGGACACGCCCAAACGACGGCAGATTCCGCATCCAACCCGGTCGCGAAACGCGAGTTCTTGGGAATCTTGCGTTCGCGAAAGGCCTTCGCGGTGCTTTTCGGACTGACGATTGTTTTTATGGTCGCGGTTCTTTTGCGATGGCCGAGTGCGGGGACTGTCGATCTAAGTGGCAAACAGTCCCTTCAGGTGTTTCGCATGTTCGGCTACGGATTGTTAGCCGGTGTGATTTTCTTGGTCCCGGCATTTCCAGCGGTTTCGATCGTCAACGAAAAGAACGACGGTACGCTGGCGTTATTACTGAACTCGCCACTCACGCCACTGAAGATTTACCTCGGAAAACTGGCAGGCATCTTGATGTTCGCCGCGCTGGTATTGATGGCCAGCCTGCCCGGTGCGGCGGCGTGCTATGTGATGGGGGGCGTCGATCTTTATAGCGGTATCTTGCGTTTTTATTTGCTGCTGGTGCTGTTGATCGTTCATTACGTGACCTTGGCGATGTTGGTCAGTAGCTATGTCCACACTGCCGATGCGGGCGTACGAATCACCTACACTGCGATTTTCGTTACGGCGTTGCTGACGCTACTTCCCGCTGCGTTTTTTGTCGGCGATGCGGGAATCCTTGGGACCGTCTCCGGTTACCTTAGAAGCGTTTCGCCGATCCCGGTCCTGACCGAATTGATGCAACAATCATCGCCTGGTCAACGAGGTTTGATCGGCCAGTCAACTTGGCCGCGTTTCGTCGTCTTTGCATCGATTAGCAGTCTCGTTTGTGCGGTCTGGACACTGTCACGGCTGAATTATCGGATCTTTGACCGTTCGCGGGCTCAAGGCGTGATCACCGATGACCGGAGTACGGGCGAGCGTGTACTTCGCCGGTTGATGTACATCGTCGATCCGCAGCGTCGCAAAGCGGGTATCCCCTGGTACTTAAATCCGGTGATGGTCAAGGAGTTCCGCTGTCGTCGCTTCGGGCGGTCTCAATGGTTGTTCCGACTTGTCGCGATTTCGGCCATGTTGTCGGTCGCGCTCACCTTTGCCGCGGCGACCAGCGTGACCGCCTGGGGAACCGAGACGATCGGCGGCCTGATGGTTGTTTTGCAGGTGATTCTGATCGTCGTACTAACACCCAGTTTGGCGTCGGGCTTGATCAGCGGCGAACGTGATGGCAGCGGTTGGGAGTTGCTTCGTTTAACGCCGCTGTCGGCGAGCAAGATCATCCGCGGAAAATTGCTCAGCGTACTCTGGACGCTTACTTTGGTGCTTCTGGCCACGCTGCCAGGTTATTTGGTGATGATCTACATCCAGCCGCAGATGATCGTCCAAGTTCGGTTGGTATTACTCTGTTTGCTGCTGACAGTCATTTACACGCTTGCCGTCAGCGCCGCCGTGGGAAGTTTCTTTCGGACCACGGCGAGCGCGACAACGGTGACGTACATCATCGTGATCTCGATTTTCGTCGCCCCGTTACTGGTCTGGCTCGGACGTGACGCCCCGTTTGGTTACGACTTCGTCAACGCCGCGTTGTCGACAAACCCAGCCTGTGCGGCTTTATCGGTCATTAACTCGCCAGGTTTCGAATCCTACGATCTGCTACCCGATGCGTTTTGGTTCGCTGGCATTTTATCTGCAATCATGTTCTGTCTTTTTGGATACCAAGTATGGCGACTTACACGCCCCGTCTAA
- a CDS encoding ABC transporter ATP-binding protein, protein MTKPSLSDEPVVQTHELTKRYDEFTALDSLSIQVSRGQILGFIGPNGAGKTTTIRILVGLARPTSGSARIAGADCVTEARKIKRLVGYMPDDFGKYNNMRVGEYLDFFGAAYGIGRRPRMKRIDEVLEIAGATYMKDLFVDALSRGMQQRVAIARTLMHDPEVLILDEPANGLDPQARIDMRIMLLRLAEMGKTLIVTSHILPELARVCDIVAMITKGKLRAFGTVDEIMLDIKQRRTMEVQLVNAEKVDQATSVTNRWLESTSGETTAEAAHAEGIVRFSTSKTDAELAPLLAHLIEQGQVVSQFREVPTDLEDAFLSVAGQGNDADAAKVEA, encoded by the coding sequence GTGACAAAGCCTTCTCTTTCAGACGAACCCGTCGTTCAAACACACGAACTGACAAAACGCTACGACGAATTTACGGCGCTCGATTCGCTTTCCATTCAGGTCTCGCGCGGGCAGATTCTTGGCTTTATCGGTCCCAATGGGGCGGGGAAGACCACCACGATTCGCATCCTTGTCGGCTTGGCCCGGCCGACCAGTGGATCGGCACGAATCGCCGGGGCCGATTGTGTGACCGAAGCCCGTAAAATTAAACGCCTCGTCGGCTACATGCCTGATGATTTTGGCAAGTACAACAATATGCGTGTCGGCGAGTACCTCGACTTTTTCGGCGCCGCGTATGGTATCGGTCGCCGTCCGCGTATGAAACGCATCGACGAAGTACTGGAGATTGCCGGTGCGACCTACATGAAAGATTTATTTGTCGACGCACTCAGTCGCGGGATGCAACAACGCGTCGCGATTGCCAGAACTTTGATGCACGATCCGGAAGTCTTAATTCTCGACGAGCCGGCCAACGGATTGGATCCGCAAGCTCGAATCGACATGCGCATCATGCTTCTGCGTCTGGCTGAAATGGGAAAGACGCTTATCGTTACCAGCCATATTTTGCCGGAACTAGCCCGAGTCTGTGATATCGTCGCGATGATCACCAAAGGCAAACTACGTGCCTTCGGGACGGTTGACGAAATCATGCTTGACATCAAACAGCGACGGACAATGGAAGTCCAGCTCGTCAATGCCGAAAAAGTTGACCAAGCGACTTCGGTGACCAACCGTTGGCTCGAAAGTACATCGGGCGAGACGACGGCCGAAGCGGCTCATGCCGAGGGAATTGTTCGCTTCTCGACCAGCAAGACCGATGCGGAACTCGCCCCGCTATTAGCTCACTTGATCGAGCAAGGGCAAGTGGTATCGCAATTTCGTGAAGTTCCGACGGACCTGGAAGACGCCTTTCTATCGGTTGCCGGTCAGGGCAACGACGCCGATGCGGCGAAGGTGGAAGCGTAA